The Williamsia sp. DF01-3 genome has a window encoding:
- the rlmN gene encoding 23S rRNA (adenine(2503)-C(2))-methyltransferase RlmN, translated as MTSPLPLVFDAPKRGKPPQHLADLDAAGRVAAVTKLGLPKFRADQLARQYYARLNADPAEMTDLPAATRETVGQALFPQLMTVVRHIACDDNTTRKTLWRLHDGTLLESVLMRYSDRTTLCISSQAGCGMACPFCATGQGGLDRNLSTAEIVDQVRAAARSMRDGELGDPGRLSNVVFMGMGEPLANYKRVIDAVRRITSPAPEGLGISQRSVTVSTVGLAPAIRRMADEGLTVTLAVSLHTPDDELRDTLVPVNNRWSVREVLDAARYYADSTGRRVSIEYALIRDINDQPWRADLLGEKLRKALGPLVHVNLIPLNPTPGSKWDASPKPVEREFVRRVIAQGVSCTVRDTRGQEIAAACGQLAAEER; from the coding sequence ATGACAAGTCCGCTGCCGCTGGTGTTCGACGCGCCCAAACGGGGCAAGCCGCCGCAGCATCTGGCCGACCTCGACGCCGCCGGCCGGGTCGCCGCAGTGACAAAACTGGGCTTGCCCAAGTTCCGTGCGGATCAATTGGCCCGCCAGTACTACGCCCGCCTCAACGCCGACCCGGCCGAGATGACGGACTTGCCTGCGGCCACGCGTGAAACCGTCGGTCAGGCTCTGTTCCCACAGCTGATGACGGTGGTTCGCCATATCGCCTGTGACGACAACACCACGCGCAAGACCCTGTGGCGACTTCATGACGGCACGCTTCTCGAGTCGGTGTTGATGCGGTATTCCGATCGCACCACTCTGTGCATCTCTAGTCAGGCCGGCTGTGGCATGGCCTGCCCGTTCTGCGCGACGGGTCAGGGCGGCCTCGACCGCAATCTCTCCACCGCAGAGATCGTCGACCAGGTGCGCGCCGCCGCCCGGTCCATGCGTGACGGGGAACTCGGCGACCCCGGGCGTCTCTCCAACGTCGTCTTCATGGGAATGGGCGAACCGCTCGCAAACTACAAGAGGGTCATCGACGCCGTCCGGCGCATCACGTCACCGGCTCCCGAAGGCCTCGGGATCTCGCAGCGGTCGGTCACGGTGTCGACCGTGGGTCTGGCGCCCGCCATCCGGCGGATGGCCGACGAAGGACTGACCGTGACCCTCGCGGTGTCGCTGCACACCCCGGACGACGAACTGCGCGACACCCTGGTTCCGGTGAACAACCGGTGGTCGGTGCGCGAGGTACTCGACGCCGCCCGCTACTACGCGGACTCCACCGGTCGGCGGGTCTCAATCGAATACGCCCTCATCCGCGACATCAACGACCAGCCGTGGCGTGCCGACTTGCTCGGCGAGAAGCTGCGCAAGGCACTCGGACCCCTGGTGCACGTGAATCTGATCCCCCTCAACCCGACGCCGGGCTCGAAGTGGGACGCGAGCCCCAAGCCTGTCGAGCGCGAGTTCGTGAGACGCGTGATCGCGCAGGGTGTTTCGTGTACGGTTCGCGACACCCGTGGCCAGGAGATCGCCGCGGCCTGCGGGCAACTCGCTGCCGAAGAGCGCTGA